From Solea solea chromosome 20, fSolSol10.1, whole genome shotgun sequence, one genomic window encodes:
- the arpp21 gene encoding cAMP-regulated phosphoprotein 21 isoform X1, producing the protein MTEAAVESTDVLLKPYSCPSPPPCLPLCNQEEEEEEGLHDNEKLEQQKHCNQVQPKKKVKAKGKLMRCKAICEESSPYEEIQASPDANFSSGCHDNERTSCKEEEQGKSPDPKKLSKESSMEYTDSTGIDLHQFIVDTLNSNPRDRMMLLKLEQDMTDFITSNSSFKKFPHMSSYHRMLVHRVAAYFGMEHNVDHTGKSVIINRTSSTRIPEQHFLDKVHKNKTDEINCWKFILKRDNSSEDQTRNHPLREKQSKSVEEREEEYQKARDRIFNQESLCTQENVQAEIRAVEEYNPYAETQRRRLLFRRSRDSSGSSWTGSSKQSSTEIDCRHSNDPQPWSSTDSDSSFQWTSPAPIPHQPANHSWEPRGSGSISLFRLPATCPLPSSPPIREEPAHNSAYIVENGIPPGSILVNPHTGQPFLNPDGSPAVYIPTESQQPIRSQTQPQSAPPQQQQQQQQVVQYSSVSYTTPQMLPVTPTQPYSTIEDLSSQFAHVAMSCQSTGEAPPLYPPGQGYIYAAPPPPHPPPNPPSYCQPSPQVPVYYFGQYPTSAQHGCRPVSPSQHIHSQVAQPTAGYAPTIGVQQSSHTQAPAALGTYSPMASHQCSMVQGGVSVPYPPSKFVPGVGGEVGYCCVVPPPSHHSSCHPPSCSSLSAPAWNAQY; encoded by the exons aTGACCGAAGCTGCTGTAGAAAGCACAGATGTCCTCCTAAAGCCCTACAGCTGCCCCTCCCCTCCGCCATGTCTGCCCCTCTGcaatcaggaggaggaggaagaggagggtctCCATGACAATGAGAAGTTGGAGCAGCAA AAACACTGTAACCAGGTGCAACCAAAGAAAAAAGTTAAG gCTAAAGGAAAGTTAATGCGATGCAAGGCCATCTGTGAAGAGTCCTCACCATATGAAGAAatccag GCATCTCCAGACGCAAACTTCTCATCTGGCTGCCATGACAATGAGAGGACATCATGTAAGGAGGAAGAGCAGGGGAAGAGCCCAGATCCAAAGAAACTGtccaaag AGTCCAGCATGGAGTACACGGACTCCACTGGCATAGACCTGCACCAGTTTATTGTTGACACCCTCAACAGTAACCCCAGAGACCGTATGATGCTGCTTAAACTGGAGCAGGACATGACTGACTTCATCACCAGCAAtag CTCCTTTAAGAAGTTCCCTCACATGTCATCCTACCACCGCATGCTGGTCCACCGGGTGGCGGCCTACTTTGGCATGGAGCACAATGTAGACCACACAGGCAAGTCTGTCATCATCAACAGGACCAGCAGCACACGCAT ACCGGAGCAGCATTTTTTGGACAAGGTGCACAAGAACAAGACCGATGAAATCAACTGctggaaatttattttaaagagagACAACAGCTCAGAAGACCAG ACCAGAAATCATCCCCTTCGTGAGAAGCAAAGCAAatcagtggaggagagagaggaagagtacCAAAAAGCACGAGACCGAATCTTTAACCAAGAG tctctCTGCACCCAGGAGAATGTCCAGGCAGAAATCAG GGCTGTGGAGGAGTACAATCCGTATGCTGAAACCCAGCGAAGAAGACTGCTCTTCAG GAGGAGCCGCGACAGCTCGGGCTCCAGTTGGACAGGCAGCAGCAAGCAGAGCAGCACTGAGATCGACTGTCGCCATAGCAACGACCCCCAACCTTGGAGCAGCACAGACTCCGACTCCTCCTTCCAGTGGACAAGTCCCGCCCCCATACCACATCAACCTGCCAACCACAGCTGGGAACCGCGAGGTTCAG gctcCATCTCTCTGTTCAGACTGCCAGCGACTTGTCctctcccctcttctcctcccaTAAGAGAAGAGCCGGCTCACAACTCTGCATACATCGTGGAGAATGGGATCCCACCAGGAAGCATATTGGTCAACCCACATACTG GGCAACCTTTCCTGAACCCCGACGGATCCCCTGCTGTGTATATCCCTACAGAGAGtcagcagccaatcaggagccagactCAGCCTCAAAGTGCTccacctcagcagcagcagcagcagcag caggtggTTCAGTACTCATCTGTCTCTTACACAACTCCACAGATGTTGCCTGTCACTCCCACACAGCCATACTCCACA ATTGAAGACCTCTCGTCGCAGTTTGCTCACGTGGCGATGAGCTGCCAGTCGACGGGTGAAGCCCCTCCCCTGTACCCTCCCGGTCAGGGTTACATCTATgcagcccctcctcctcctcatcctcctcccaACCCGCCCAGCTACTGCCAGCCCTCACCTCAG gtgcctgtgtattaCTTTGGCCAGTACCCTACCTCAGCTCAGCATGGATGCAGGCCCGTCTCACCGAGCCAGCACATCCACAGCCAAGTAGCACAACCCACAG CAGGGTATGCTCCTACCATTGGAGTGCAGCAATCTTCCCACACTCAGGCCCCGGCTGCACTGGGGACGTACTCACCAATGGCCTCTCATCAATGTAGCATGGTTCAG GGAGGAGTTTCAGTGCCCTATCCGCCGAGTAAATTTGTGCCTGGTGTAGGTGGGGAGGTGGGTTACTGCTGCGTGGTGCCCCCACCATCCCATCACAGCAGCTGCCATCCTCCCAGCTGCAGCAGCCTCAGCGCGCCGGCTTGGAACGCACAGtactga
- the arpp21 gene encoding cAMP-regulated phosphoprotein 21 isoform X3: MTEAAVESTDVLLKPYSCPSPPPCLPLCNQEEEEEEGLHDNEKLEQQKHCNQVQPKKKVKAKGKLMRCKAICEESSPYEEIQASPDANFSSGCHDNERTSCKEEEQGKSPDPKKLSKESSMEYTDSTGIDLHQFIVDTLNSNPRDRMMLLKLEQDMTDFITSNSSFKKFPHMSSYHRMLVHRVAAYFGMEHNVDHTGKSVIINRTSSTRIPEQHFLDKVHKNKTDEINCWKFILKRDNSSEDQTRNHPLREKQSKSVEEREEEYQKARDRIFNQESLCTQENVQAEIRAVEEYNPYAETQRRRLLFRRSRDSSGSSWTGSSKQSSTEIDCRHSNDPQPWSSTDSDSSFQWTSPAPIPHQPANHSWEPRGSGSISLFRLPATCPLPSSPPIREEPAHNSAYIVENGIPPGSILVNPHTGQPFLNPDGSPAVYIPTESQQPIRSQTQPQSAPPQQQQQQQQVVQYSSVSYTTPQMLPVTPTQPYSTIEDLSSQFAHVAMSCQSTGEAPPLYPPGQGYIYAAPPPPHPPPNPPSYCQPSPQVPVYYFGQYPTSAQHGCRPVSPSQHIHSQVAQPTGYAPTIGVQQSSHTQAPAALGTYSPMASHQCSMVQGGVSVPYPPSKFVPGVGGEVGYCCVVPPPSHHSSCHPPSCSSLSAPAWNAQY, translated from the exons aTGACCGAAGCTGCTGTAGAAAGCACAGATGTCCTCCTAAAGCCCTACAGCTGCCCCTCCCCTCCGCCATGTCTGCCCCTCTGcaatcaggaggaggaggaagaggagggtctCCATGACAATGAGAAGTTGGAGCAGCAA AAACACTGTAACCAGGTGCAACCAAAGAAAAAAGTTAAG gCTAAAGGAAAGTTAATGCGATGCAAGGCCATCTGTGAAGAGTCCTCACCATATGAAGAAatccag GCATCTCCAGACGCAAACTTCTCATCTGGCTGCCATGACAATGAGAGGACATCATGTAAGGAGGAAGAGCAGGGGAAGAGCCCAGATCCAAAGAAACTGtccaaag AGTCCAGCATGGAGTACACGGACTCCACTGGCATAGACCTGCACCAGTTTATTGTTGACACCCTCAACAGTAACCCCAGAGACCGTATGATGCTGCTTAAACTGGAGCAGGACATGACTGACTTCATCACCAGCAAtag CTCCTTTAAGAAGTTCCCTCACATGTCATCCTACCACCGCATGCTGGTCCACCGGGTGGCGGCCTACTTTGGCATGGAGCACAATGTAGACCACACAGGCAAGTCTGTCATCATCAACAGGACCAGCAGCACACGCAT ACCGGAGCAGCATTTTTTGGACAAGGTGCACAAGAACAAGACCGATGAAATCAACTGctggaaatttattttaaagagagACAACAGCTCAGAAGACCAG ACCAGAAATCATCCCCTTCGTGAGAAGCAAAGCAAatcagtggaggagagagaggaagagtacCAAAAAGCACGAGACCGAATCTTTAACCAAGAG tctctCTGCACCCAGGAGAATGTCCAGGCAGAAATCAG GGCTGTGGAGGAGTACAATCCGTATGCTGAAACCCAGCGAAGAAGACTGCTCTTCAG GAGGAGCCGCGACAGCTCGGGCTCCAGTTGGACAGGCAGCAGCAAGCAGAGCAGCACTGAGATCGACTGTCGCCATAGCAACGACCCCCAACCTTGGAGCAGCACAGACTCCGACTCCTCCTTCCAGTGGACAAGTCCCGCCCCCATACCACATCAACCTGCCAACCACAGCTGGGAACCGCGAGGTTCAG gctcCATCTCTCTGTTCAGACTGCCAGCGACTTGTCctctcccctcttctcctcccaTAAGAGAAGAGCCGGCTCACAACTCTGCATACATCGTGGAGAATGGGATCCCACCAGGAAGCATATTGGTCAACCCACATACTG GGCAACCTTTCCTGAACCCCGACGGATCCCCTGCTGTGTATATCCCTACAGAGAGtcagcagccaatcaggagccagactCAGCCTCAAAGTGCTccacctcagcagcagcagcagcagcag caggtggTTCAGTACTCATCTGTCTCTTACACAACTCCACAGATGTTGCCTGTCACTCCCACACAGCCATACTCCACA ATTGAAGACCTCTCGTCGCAGTTTGCTCACGTGGCGATGAGCTGCCAGTCGACGGGTGAAGCCCCTCCCCTGTACCCTCCCGGTCAGGGTTACATCTATgcagcccctcctcctcctcatcctcctcccaACCCGCCCAGCTACTGCCAGCCCTCACCTCAG gtgcctgtgtattaCTTTGGCCAGTACCCTACCTCAGCTCAGCATGGATGCAGGCCCGTCTCACCGAGCCAGCACATCCACAGCCAAGTAGCACAACCCACAG GGTATGCTCCTACCATTGGAGTGCAGCAATCTTCCCACACTCAGGCCCCGGCTGCACTGGGGACGTACTCACCAATGGCCTCTCATCAATGTAGCATGGTTCAG GGAGGAGTTTCAGTGCCCTATCCGCCGAGTAAATTTGTGCCTGGTGTAGGTGGGGAGGTGGGTTACTGCTGCGTGGTGCCCCCACCATCCCATCACAGCAGCTGCCATCCTCCCAGCTGCAGCAGCCTCAGCGCGCCGGCTTGGAACGCACAGtactga
- the arpp21 gene encoding cAMP-regulated phosphoprotein 21 isoform X2 gives MTEAAVESTDVLLKPYSCPSPPPCLPLCNQEEEEEEGLHDNEKLEQQKHCNQVQPKKKVKAKGKLMRCKAICEESSPYEEIQASPDANFSSGCHDNERTSCKEEEQGKSPDPKKLSKESSMEYTDSTGIDLHQFIVDTLNSNPRDRMMLLKLEQDMTDFITSNSSFKKFPHMSSYHRMLVHRVAAYFGMEHNVDHTGKSVIINRTSSTRIPEQHFLDKVHKNKTDEINCWKFILKRDNSSEDQTRNHPLREKQSKSVEEREEEYQKARDRIFNQESLCTQENVQAEIRAVEEYNPYAETQRRRLLFRRSRDSSGSSWTGSSKQSSTEIDCRHSNDPQPWSSTDSDSSFQWTSPAPIPHQPANHSWEPRGSGSISLFRLPATCPLPSSPPIREEPAHNSAYIVENGIPPGSILVNPHTGQPFLNPDGSPAVYIPTESQQPIRSQTQPQSAPPQQQQQQQVVQYSSVSYTTPQMLPVTPTQPYSTIEDLSSQFAHVAMSCQSTGEAPPLYPPGQGYIYAAPPPPHPPPNPPSYCQPSPQVPVYYFGQYPTSAQHGCRPVSPSQHIHSQVAQPTAGYAPTIGVQQSSHTQAPAALGTYSPMASHQCSMVQGGVSVPYPPSKFVPGVGGEVGYCCVVPPPSHHSSCHPPSCSSLSAPAWNAQY, from the exons aTGACCGAAGCTGCTGTAGAAAGCACAGATGTCCTCCTAAAGCCCTACAGCTGCCCCTCCCCTCCGCCATGTCTGCCCCTCTGcaatcaggaggaggaggaagaggagggtctCCATGACAATGAGAAGTTGGAGCAGCAA AAACACTGTAACCAGGTGCAACCAAAGAAAAAAGTTAAG gCTAAAGGAAAGTTAATGCGATGCAAGGCCATCTGTGAAGAGTCCTCACCATATGAAGAAatccag GCATCTCCAGACGCAAACTTCTCATCTGGCTGCCATGACAATGAGAGGACATCATGTAAGGAGGAAGAGCAGGGGAAGAGCCCAGATCCAAAGAAACTGtccaaag AGTCCAGCATGGAGTACACGGACTCCACTGGCATAGACCTGCACCAGTTTATTGTTGACACCCTCAACAGTAACCCCAGAGACCGTATGATGCTGCTTAAACTGGAGCAGGACATGACTGACTTCATCACCAGCAAtag CTCCTTTAAGAAGTTCCCTCACATGTCATCCTACCACCGCATGCTGGTCCACCGGGTGGCGGCCTACTTTGGCATGGAGCACAATGTAGACCACACAGGCAAGTCTGTCATCATCAACAGGACCAGCAGCACACGCAT ACCGGAGCAGCATTTTTTGGACAAGGTGCACAAGAACAAGACCGATGAAATCAACTGctggaaatttattttaaagagagACAACAGCTCAGAAGACCAG ACCAGAAATCATCCCCTTCGTGAGAAGCAAAGCAAatcagtggaggagagagaggaagagtacCAAAAAGCACGAGACCGAATCTTTAACCAAGAG tctctCTGCACCCAGGAGAATGTCCAGGCAGAAATCAG GGCTGTGGAGGAGTACAATCCGTATGCTGAAACCCAGCGAAGAAGACTGCTCTTCAG GAGGAGCCGCGACAGCTCGGGCTCCAGTTGGACAGGCAGCAGCAAGCAGAGCAGCACTGAGATCGACTGTCGCCATAGCAACGACCCCCAACCTTGGAGCAGCACAGACTCCGACTCCTCCTTCCAGTGGACAAGTCCCGCCCCCATACCACATCAACCTGCCAACCACAGCTGGGAACCGCGAGGTTCAG gctcCATCTCTCTGTTCAGACTGCCAGCGACTTGTCctctcccctcttctcctcccaTAAGAGAAGAGCCGGCTCACAACTCTGCATACATCGTGGAGAATGGGATCCCACCAGGAAGCATATTGGTCAACCCACATACTG GGCAACCTTTCCTGAACCCCGACGGATCCCCTGCTGTGTATATCCCTACAGAGAGtcagcagccaatcaggagccagactCAGCCTCAAAGTGCTccacctcagcagcagcagcagcagcag gtggTTCAGTACTCATCTGTCTCTTACACAACTCCACAGATGTTGCCTGTCACTCCCACACAGCCATACTCCACA ATTGAAGACCTCTCGTCGCAGTTTGCTCACGTGGCGATGAGCTGCCAGTCGACGGGTGAAGCCCCTCCCCTGTACCCTCCCGGTCAGGGTTACATCTATgcagcccctcctcctcctcatcctcctcccaACCCGCCCAGCTACTGCCAGCCCTCACCTCAG gtgcctgtgtattaCTTTGGCCAGTACCCTACCTCAGCTCAGCATGGATGCAGGCCCGTCTCACCGAGCCAGCACATCCACAGCCAAGTAGCACAACCCACAG CAGGGTATGCTCCTACCATTGGAGTGCAGCAATCTTCCCACACTCAGGCCCCGGCTGCACTGGGGACGTACTCACCAATGGCCTCTCATCAATGTAGCATGGTTCAG GGAGGAGTTTCAGTGCCCTATCCGCCGAGTAAATTTGTGCCTGGTGTAGGTGGGGAGGTGGGTTACTGCTGCGTGGTGCCCCCACCATCCCATCACAGCAGCTGCCATCCTCCCAGCTGCAGCAGCCTCAGCGCGCCGGCTTGGAACGCACAGtactga
- the arpp21 gene encoding cAMP-regulated phosphoprotein 21 isoform X4, which yields MTEAAVESTDVLLKPYSCPSPPPCLPLCNQEEEEEEGLHDNEKLEQQKHCNQVQPKKKVKAKGKLMRCKAICEESSPYEEIQASPDANFSSGCHDNERTSCKEEEQGKSPDPKKLSKESSMEYTDSTGIDLHQFIVDTLNSNPRDRMMLLKLEQDMTDFITSNSSFKKFPHMSSYHRMLVHRVAAYFGMEHNVDHTGKSVIINRTSSTRIPEQHFLDKVHKNKTDEINCWKFILKRDNSSEDQTRNHPLREKQSKSVEEREEEYQKARDRIFNQESLCTQENVQAEIRAVEEYNPYAETQRRRLLFRRSRDSSGSSWTGSSKQSSTEIDCRHSNDPQPWSSTDSDSSFQWTSPAPIPHQPANHSWEPRGSGSISLFRLPATCPLPSSPPIREEPAHNSAYIVENGIPPGSILVNPHTGQPFLNPDGSPAVYIPTESQQPIRSQTQPQSAPPQQQQQQVVQYSSVSYTTPQMLPVTPTQPYSTIEDLSSQFAHVAMSCQSTGEAPPLYPPGQGYIYAAPPPPHPPPNPPSYCQPSPQVPVYYFGQYPTSAQHGCRPVSPSQHIHSQVAQPTAGYAPTIGVQQSSHTQAPAALGTYSPMASHQCSMVQGGVSVPYPPSKFVPGVGGEVGYCCVVPPPSHHSSCHPPSCSSLSAPAWNAQY from the exons aTGACCGAAGCTGCTGTAGAAAGCACAGATGTCCTCCTAAAGCCCTACAGCTGCCCCTCCCCTCCGCCATGTCTGCCCCTCTGcaatcaggaggaggaggaagaggagggtctCCATGACAATGAGAAGTTGGAGCAGCAA AAACACTGTAACCAGGTGCAACCAAAGAAAAAAGTTAAG gCTAAAGGAAAGTTAATGCGATGCAAGGCCATCTGTGAAGAGTCCTCACCATATGAAGAAatccag GCATCTCCAGACGCAAACTTCTCATCTGGCTGCCATGACAATGAGAGGACATCATGTAAGGAGGAAGAGCAGGGGAAGAGCCCAGATCCAAAGAAACTGtccaaag AGTCCAGCATGGAGTACACGGACTCCACTGGCATAGACCTGCACCAGTTTATTGTTGACACCCTCAACAGTAACCCCAGAGACCGTATGATGCTGCTTAAACTGGAGCAGGACATGACTGACTTCATCACCAGCAAtag CTCCTTTAAGAAGTTCCCTCACATGTCATCCTACCACCGCATGCTGGTCCACCGGGTGGCGGCCTACTTTGGCATGGAGCACAATGTAGACCACACAGGCAAGTCTGTCATCATCAACAGGACCAGCAGCACACGCAT ACCGGAGCAGCATTTTTTGGACAAGGTGCACAAGAACAAGACCGATGAAATCAACTGctggaaatttattttaaagagagACAACAGCTCAGAAGACCAG ACCAGAAATCATCCCCTTCGTGAGAAGCAAAGCAAatcagtggaggagagagaggaagagtacCAAAAAGCACGAGACCGAATCTTTAACCAAGAG tctctCTGCACCCAGGAGAATGTCCAGGCAGAAATCAG GGCTGTGGAGGAGTACAATCCGTATGCTGAAACCCAGCGAAGAAGACTGCTCTTCAG GAGGAGCCGCGACAGCTCGGGCTCCAGTTGGACAGGCAGCAGCAAGCAGAGCAGCACTGAGATCGACTGTCGCCATAGCAACGACCCCCAACCTTGGAGCAGCACAGACTCCGACTCCTCCTTCCAGTGGACAAGTCCCGCCCCCATACCACATCAACCTGCCAACCACAGCTGGGAACCGCGAGGTTCAG gctcCATCTCTCTGTTCAGACTGCCAGCGACTTGTCctctcccctcttctcctcccaTAAGAGAAGAGCCGGCTCACAACTCTGCATACATCGTGGAGAATGGGATCCCACCAGGAAGCATATTGGTCAACCCACATACTG GGCAACCTTTCCTGAACCCCGACGGATCCCCTGCTGTGTATATCCCTACAGAGAGtcagcagccaatcaggagccagactCAGCCTCAAAGTGCTccacctcagcagcagcagcagcag gtggTTCAGTACTCATCTGTCTCTTACACAACTCCACAGATGTTGCCTGTCACTCCCACACAGCCATACTCCACA ATTGAAGACCTCTCGTCGCAGTTTGCTCACGTGGCGATGAGCTGCCAGTCGACGGGTGAAGCCCCTCCCCTGTACCCTCCCGGTCAGGGTTACATCTATgcagcccctcctcctcctcatcctcctcccaACCCGCCCAGCTACTGCCAGCCCTCACCTCAG gtgcctgtgtattaCTTTGGCCAGTACCCTACCTCAGCTCAGCATGGATGCAGGCCCGTCTCACCGAGCCAGCACATCCACAGCCAAGTAGCACAACCCACAG CAGGGTATGCTCCTACCATTGGAGTGCAGCAATCTTCCCACACTCAGGCCCCGGCTGCACTGGGGACGTACTCACCAATGGCCTCTCATCAATGTAGCATGGTTCAG GGAGGAGTTTCAGTGCCCTATCCGCCGAGTAAATTTGTGCCTGGTGTAGGTGGGGAGGTGGGTTACTGCTGCGTGGTGCCCCCACCATCCCATCACAGCAGCTGCCATCCTCCCAGCTGCAGCAGCCTCAGCGCGCCGGCTTGGAACGCACAGtactga